Proteins from one Defluviitalea raffinosedens genomic window:
- a CDS encoding tetratricopeptide repeat protein, whose protein sequence is MTKIKVYSLEELYYHCYHYWKQSIDDFLMGKLEDWIKNELGLDSVSGQIAKIKDEYPAITDQYIKFLGLIDYFYESELDLLRKEIFKWENKAEWEKCKEKADYFMGQNKPEEAIKWYKKAIVFEENGKLYNNMGVACMHMGWYEDATYFLSKANAMEPDNVSILLNLTEVYMLKDNYEQSAKYLSQAAKLENSQKIWYYYGELYRNQGNEKEAIEFYKRAIEKGDSFDSFLRLASIYIKRREFETAEDYLEQIKSNFRNEVYWFQYAKLYEAWNKDDLAIDCVQKSIEKNNKYIPSWVALARLYRKKRKLDEAISAIDEAIKINEEDEEAKLERARILKEKGKKEEYQFSIKELIKKWVHRYRQNSV, encoded by the coding sequence ATGACCAAAATCAAAGTATACTCCTTGGAAGAGCTGTATTACCACTGCTATCATTATTGGAAGCAATCCATTGATGATTTTCTTATGGGAAAGCTTGAAGATTGGATCAAAAATGAATTAGGTCTTGATTCTGTAAGCGGACAAATTGCCAAAATTAAAGATGAATATCCTGCTATTACAGACCAATATATTAAGTTTCTTGGACTCATAGATTATTTTTATGAATCGGAATTAGATCTTTTAAGAAAAGAAATTTTTAAGTGGGAAAACAAAGCAGAATGGGAAAAATGCAAAGAAAAAGCAGATTATTTCATGGGGCAGAATAAGCCGGAAGAGGCTATTAAGTGGTATAAGAAAGCCATTGTGTTTGAAGAGAACGGGAAGCTCTATAATAACATGGGAGTTGCCTGTATGCATATGGGATGGTATGAAGATGCCACCTATTTCCTTAGTAAAGCCAATGCAATGGAACCTGACAATGTTTCCATTCTCTTAAACCTTACAGAAGTATATATGCTTAAAGATAATTATGAGCAAAGTGCAAAATACTTAAGTCAAGCAGCAAAATTAGAAAATTCCCAAAAGATCTGGTATTATTATGGAGAATTGTATAGAAATCAAGGAAATGAGAAAGAAGCGATAGAATTTTATAAAAGAGCCATAGAAAAAGGAGATTCGTTTGACAGTTTCCTTCGTTTAGCGAGCATTTATATCAAAAGACGAGAATTTGAAACTGCCGAGGACTATCTGGAACAAATCAAAAGCAACTTTAGAAATGAAGTCTATTGGTTTCAGTATGCCAAGCTCTATGAAGCATGGAATAAGGATGATTTAGCCATAGACTGTGTCCAAAAGAGCATTGAAAAGAATAATAAATATATCCCATCTTGGGTTGCTTTGGCAAGGCTCTATCGAAAGAAACGCAAACTGGATGAAGCGATTTCTGCAATAGATGAAGCAATTAAAATCAATGAAGAAGACGAAGAAGCAAAACTTGAAAGAGCAAGAATCCTAAAGGAAAAAGGAAAAAAAGAAGAATATCAGTTCTCTATTAAAGAACTTATTAAAAAATGGGTGCACAGATATCGCCAAAATTCTGTTTAA
- a CDS encoding Hsp70 family protein gives MSYLGIDLGTTNSVAVIYKDKTDEMEVVKIDGVDEILPSVVHYGEDGVIVGSEAKSGAIIYPETTVISVKRFMGQTEKIKVGDMEKSPEEISSEILKKLKRAAESQSGETFDEVVITHPAYFNDRQIFATKKAGELAGFKNVHLLSEPLAAAIEYGYRQGYAQTLLVYDLGGGTFDACVLKVSQDEDGQEIFQELSDVGDMNLGGDDFDSELIRLMKEHFFKETGIDLDSLETAERKRVLQKLKQEAEQAKKKLSGTNKVAIRIHPLLIHEGVPKNLVMELTREQFEALIRKYIDRSREIIEEALKRAGKEPDEISKVILVGGSTLIPMVKRMVAGYIKEPYRATDPAKSVAMGAAIYNYLIHLPNSNVKVGQITRQIFGTEAVVNLSTMEKRLIPIIPMGSPIPVKISDNNFASMSGASSVQVDVYQWEQGHEEEKKYIGSVMLSGLSGTTQLEITYAIDENNLFEVFVKDLSTGKTERAEFDRDKVMPPPKKEEKKSAENMNIVFIIDTTGSMDTYINGVKDRAIEFSNILRSKGIGFQLGLIGFGDLREKEKPSVYNFTNDVEKFQKQVKNIPRTYGGDIPESSLEAIETGIELLKTSRVDKAGGKNIFILITDAPPHVPTEGGKYVPEIAAMLRENNITTYVVARKDKASIESYDPLTRPDGKYYDLQEKFTDILDNIAMSIAELVRL, from the coding sequence ATGAGTTATTTAGGAATAGACTTGGGAACGACTAACTCAGTGGCAGTGATTTACAAAGATAAAACCGATGAAATGGAAGTTGTAAAGATTGACGGCGTAGACGAAATCCTGCCTTCCGTAGTTCACTATGGAGAAGATGGGGTGATCGTTGGCAGCGAAGCAAAGTCAGGGGCGATCATATACCCTGAAACCACTGTGATTTCTGTTAAGAGATTCATGGGACAGACGGAAAAAATCAAAGTAGGGGATATGGAAAAATCTCCGGAAGAAATCAGCAGTGAGATCCTGAAAAAATTAAAAAGAGCTGCAGAAAGCCAAAGTGGAGAAACTTTCGATGAAGTGGTGATCACCCATCCGGCATATTTTAACGACAGACAAATTTTCGCAACGAAGAAAGCCGGAGAACTAGCTGGATTTAAAAATGTGCATCTTTTATCAGAACCATTGGCTGCGGCTATTGAATACGGTTACAGACAAGGCTATGCCCAAACACTTCTGGTATACGACTTAGGAGGCGGAACCTTTGATGCCTGCGTGTTAAAGGTATCCCAGGATGAAGACGGACAGGAAATCTTCCAGGAACTATCCGATGTAGGGGATATGAATCTTGGGGGAGACGACTTTGACAGCGAATTGATTAGATTAATGAAGGAACATTTTTTCAAAGAAACGGGGATTGATTTAGATAGTCTGGAAACTGCAGAAAGAAAAAGAGTCCTTCAAAAATTAAAACAGGAAGCCGAACAGGCCAAGAAAAAGCTTTCAGGTACCAATAAAGTAGCCATAAGAATCCATCCGCTGCTTATTCATGAGGGTGTTCCTAAGAATTTAGTGATGGAATTGACCAGAGAACAGTTTGAAGCATTGATTAGAAAATATATAGACAGAAGCCGTGAGATTATAGAAGAAGCCTTAAAACGCGCAGGAAAAGAGCCAGATGAAATTTCAAAGGTGATTTTAGTAGGGGGTTCAACCCTGATCCCTATGGTAAAACGCATGGTGGCAGGATATATTAAAGAACCTTATCGTGCCACAGACCCTGCGAAAAGTGTGGCAATGGGAGCGGCGATTTATAACTATTTGATTCATCTTCCCAACAGCAATGTAAAAGTAGGACAAATTACAAGACAGATTTTTGGTACGGAAGCAGTGGTTAACTTAAGTACGATGGAGAAAAGACTGATCCCTATTATACCTATGGGAAGTCCGATCCCAGTAAAGATTTCAGATAACAATTTTGCCAGCATGTCCGGCGCATCTTCCGTACAGGTAGATGTTTATCAGTGGGAACAAGGCCATGAAGAAGAAAAGAAGTATATAGGCAGTGTTATGTTGTCAGGTCTTAGCGGAACGACACAGCTTGAAATCACTTATGCCATAGATGAGAATAACTTATTTGAAGTTTTTGTAAAGGATTTGTCCACAGGAAAGACAGAAAGAGCAGAATTTGACAGAGACAAAGTCATGCCGCCGCCAAAGAAAGAAGAAAAGAAATCCGCAGAAAATATGAATATTGTATTTATCATCGACACCACAGGAAGTATGGATACCTATATTAATGGTGTAAAAGACAGAGCCATAGAATTCTCAAATATATTAAGAAGTAAGGGAATAGGCTTCCAGCTGGGACTTATCGGTTTTGGAGATTTAAGAGAAAAAGAAAAACCCAGTGTCTATAATTTTACAAACGATGTGGAAAAATTCCAAAAGCAAGTTAAGAATATTCCCAGAACCTATGGTGGAGATATCCCTGAATCATCTCTGGAAGCAATCGAAACAGGAATTGAACTTCTAAAAACCTCCAGAGTGGATAAAGCAGGAGGCAAAAACATCTTTATCCTTATTACGGATGCACCGCCCCATGTGCCTACAGAAGGAGGAAAATATGTTCCTGAAATTGCGGCGATGCTTAGGGAAAACAATATTACAACTTATGTGGTAGCAAGAAAAGATAAAGCCAGCATTGAAAGTTATGACCCATTAACACGACCAGATGGAAAATATTATGACTTACAAGAAAAGTTTACGGATATATTGGACAATATTGCAATGAGTATTGCCGAATTGGTTCGACTATAA
- a CDS encoding DUF4367 domain-containing protein yields the protein MSKDPLDKLIEEVISEEINEIEIPDGQQIWDRIEKGLNSPNKNKIKKYNYKKVSSLIIALITLSLFSHWKSKEINASYISLLKIISKMTGGKIEINIDSIRNSREKSRISIHDEVPSTVSLDMNTAEEQCSFQLAFPTYLPSGFEFKEVELEQLGNETLSAKIIYSNIDHSAFELVETPIKEEYSKNIGVNQESAKVETVNHNGFEYTVIEYKNNQILILWNIYDIEYTLRGNNKEEALKIAFSIKSTQ from the coding sequence GTGTCAAAGGATCCATTGGATAAACTTATTGAGGAGGTCATTTCTGAAGAAATAAATGAGATCGAAATACCTGACGGACAACAGATTTGGGACCGTATTGAGAAAGGCCTGAATAGTCCAAATAAAAATAAAATTAAGAAATATAACTATAAAAAAGTCAGCAGTTTAATAATCGCCTTAATAACACTATCACTCTTTTCACATTGGAAGTCAAAGGAAATAAATGCTTCATACATAAGTCTTTTAAAGATCATTTCAAAAATGACTGGTGGAAAAATTGAGATCAATATAGATTCAATAAGAAATAGCAGAGAAAAATCCCGAATTTCTATACATGATGAAGTGCCTTCAACAGTAAGTTTAGATATGAATACAGCAGAAGAGCAATGCTCCTTTCAATTGGCATTCCCTACTTACTTACCCTCAGGCTTTGAGTTTAAAGAAGTAGAATTAGAGCAGCTAGGTAATGAAACCTTGTCTGCTAAGATCATCTATAGTAATATCGACCATTCCGCTTTTGAGTTAGTGGAAACACCTATTAAAGAAGAATATTCAAAAAATATAGGTGTAAATCAGGAATCCGCAAAAGTTGAAACAGTGAATCATAATGGATTTGAGTACACCGTAATTGAATATAAAAATAATCAAATATTAATCCTGTGGAACATATATGATATCGAGTATACTTTACGAGGAAATAACAAAGAAGAAGCACTAAAAATTGCATTTTCAATCAAATCAACTCAGTAA
- a CDS encoding DUF5716 family protein, whose translation MSWKIFKKQIASVEFNDETKFILGIDIGTKSTKVAIWNVNRKQAELIDMSGGYGNPSIPTVMQYIPENREWVFGEYALLNKGYFEDITIHNILSRLGTKELIDISGKPMNIPSLLSRYIKEVIEMCKNINPNGEVVGVVAAVPDYFSEGAKEELTRAFSMAGLDKALITLMSYRECILRYLNFEEPLNQEENILFIDYGGQQIRGGLIQINPKDEVNVEAESLSFMFDSSLGGKRIDQILKEIFIKFYCNEVGISKTQLTEDILHQIEVFAYQNKSLLFQNYYKRKPTKLYFNFAYPAFQKTVSVEDLDQWIEPFAENIKDFISSLLNKTIYGSIGKEKVQKVIAVGGGFEMNWMKELLENEFTGIPIICPKESEGTVALGACIGAASYLGILPEQMIDLSDRHQLTSDIGIKGIYEKELRFIPLIERNTFWWQKSKPRIFILDLEGRNTLDIPIYKRNEQGEIIPIHTIQLKNLPERPSRTIRLKFSMEFRQYDQIETEIRDCGFGELFPASDFAQKFIIGL comes from the coding sequence ATGAGCTGGAAAATATTTAAAAAGCAAATAGCGTCTGTGGAATTTAATGATGAAACCAAATTTATCTTGGGCATCGATATAGGTACGAAATCTACCAAGGTTGCTATTTGGAATGTTAATAGAAAACAAGCAGAATTAATCGATATGAGTGGAGGCTACGGAAATCCTTCCATCCCGACGGTCATGCAGTATATACCAGAAAACAGAGAATGGGTTTTTGGAGAGTATGCTCTTTTGAATAAGGGATATTTTGAAGACATTACCATACACAACATACTTTCCAGGCTGGGAACTAAGGAACTTATCGATATTAGCGGAAAACCTATGAATATTCCCAGTTTGTTAAGCAGATATATTAAAGAAGTTATAGAAATGTGCAAAAATATTAACCCCAATGGAGAAGTCGTTGGGGTAGTTGCTGCGGTGCCGGATTACTTCTCTGAAGGGGCTAAAGAAGAACTGACAAGAGCTTTTTCCATGGCAGGGTTGGATAAAGCTTTAATAACCCTTATGAGTTACAGAGAATGTATATTAAGATATCTGAATTTTGAAGAGCCATTAAACCAAGAAGAGAATATATTATTTATTGATTATGGAGGCCAGCAGATTAGAGGGGGATTAATTCAAATTAATCCTAAAGATGAAGTGAATGTTGAAGCTGAAAGTTTATCATTTATGTTTGATTCTTCCCTGGGCGGGAAGAGGATTGATCAAATACTTAAAGAAATATTTATCAAATTCTACTGTAATGAAGTGGGGATTTCAAAGACTCAGTTAACAGAAGATATTCTGCATCAGATCGAAGTATTTGCTTATCAAAACAAGAGTCTCTTATTCCAAAATTATTATAAAAGGAAGCCGACAAAACTATACTTTAATTTCGCCTATCCGGCTTTTCAGAAGACAGTTTCCGTTGAAGATTTGGACCAATGGATCGAACCGTTTGCAGAGAATATTAAAGATTTTATTTCGTCCCTTTTGAATAAAACCATTTATGGCTCGATTGGAAAAGAGAAAGTTCAAAAAGTGATTGCTGTTGGCGGCGGTTTTGAAATGAACTGGATGAAAGAGCTATTAGAAAATGAATTCACAGGGATACCCATTATATGTCCCAAGGAATCTGAAGGAACTGTTGCTTTGGGAGCATGTATCGGTGCTGCTTCTTACTTAGGGATTTTACCTGAACAAATGATTGACTTATCGGATCGCCATCAATTAACTTCAGACATAGGGATCAAAGGCATCTATGAAAAAGAACTTAGGTTTATACCTTTGATTGAAAGAAATACATTTTGGTGGCAGAAATCTAAGCCCAGGATTTTTATACTAGATTTAGAAGGACGCAATACTTTAGATATTCCCATATATAAACGAAATGAACAGGGAGAGATTATCCCTATTCATACGATACAGCTTAAAAATCTGCCCGAAAGGCCCTCCCGGACAATACGCTTGAAATTTTCAATGGAGTTCAGACAATACGATCAGATTGAGACAGAGATCAGAGACTGTGGCTTTGGAGAATTGTTCCCAGCCTCAGACTTTGCTCAAAAATTTATTATCGGGTTATAA
- the grpE gene encoding nucleotide exchange factor GrpE, whose product MIKDYPPLLQKSSELVEAWRKTLQAFDQFSKQSVKGCFFHMKMKVMLKILHHLSEENKLSIYDEKIFEYFDHLMNHYQKTIQLFQDNEQEIKTGKAKEILSGICTVLSSQLKQFRENQMVEQGISDPKASVNPIKAEKEKFLMDEKINILNQLDDLEDQWTKEEMEKTLLSLRKHLIDLAKDDTQQVQCVKEIYEGLIQNLKGPLYKCYAKKSKKGIEKLNDFHLRKAANFYYESIKQEKENVEAIIKIQVNALEEEMKNEAYEDREQQIIQEILHTIREAYQHLGKEIEELEQFFKEAEKQPNKIHISSPEEFETYLKVQGMDAYVNDLNVKSKLNYKDREIVEFNENYNAFNQIWNEFKKELFNHYNDKINQDNLLRRIDLKLQNNMELSQKIIQSFSDFYEKTKKGAGEIVETEYTPIIEGIGETIHIKIESLKESLELFSEIKNEMLQRASEEFKEFISEKDFEKITEDLFEKFMIESMNEFPLEESDFTKKQLAFLDGKEEEGMAFLSDRLLRRQEKIEQEADKKIIKFLREHLLFEMSTYEEIINYSVSKLRESQEDFIITYVKEIDALTHSIEEILKAYKIEFIHPNPHEKFNGKEHEVLMAEVREGFQKGEIIKTMNKGYMLDGQIILKANVIAGK is encoded by the coding sequence ATGATAAAGGATTACCCCCCTCTTTTACAAAAAAGCAGCGAATTAGTCGAAGCCTGGAGAAAAACCCTTCAGGCTTTTGATCAATTTAGTAAGCAAAGTGTAAAAGGTTGTTTTTTTCATATGAAAATGAAGGTGATGTTAAAAATTCTTCATCACCTGAGTGAAGAAAATAAACTGTCGATATACGATGAGAAAATCTTCGAGTATTTCGACCATTTAATGAATCATTATCAAAAAACCATTCAGTTATTCCAGGATAACGAACAGGAGATTAAAACAGGAAAGGCAAAGGAGATTTTAAGCGGCATCTGTACTGTCCTTTCTTCTCAGTTGAAGCAATTTAGAGAGAATCAGATGGTAGAACAGGGAATCAGTGATCCTAAGGCCAGTGTAAACCCAATTAAAGCAGAAAAAGAAAAATTTCTAATGGATGAAAAGATCAATATTTTAAATCAACTGGATGATCTTGAGGACCAATGGACAAAGGAAGAAATGGAGAAAACCCTGCTTAGTCTCAGAAAACATCTGATAGATTTAGCAAAGGATGATACCCAGCAAGTTCAATGCGTTAAAGAAATATACGAAGGATTAATTCAAAACTTAAAAGGGCCTTTGTATAAATGTTATGCTAAAAAGTCCAAAAAAGGGATCGAGAAATTAAATGATTTCCATTTAAGAAAAGCTGCTAACTTCTATTATGAGTCCATAAAACAAGAAAAAGAAAATGTCGAAGCTATTATAAAAATTCAAGTCAATGCTCTGGAAGAAGAAATGAAGAATGAAGCTTATGAAGACAGAGAACAGCAAATCATACAGGAAATACTGCATACCATAAGAGAAGCTTATCAGCATTTGGGGAAAGAAATAGAAGAATTGGAGCAGTTTTTTAAAGAAGCAGAAAAGCAGCCCAATAAGATCCATATATCCAGTCCGGAAGAATTTGAAACCTATCTTAAGGTTCAGGGAATGGATGCTTACGTCAATGACCTGAATGTAAAAAGTAAACTAAACTATAAAGACAGAGAAATCGTCGAGTTTAATGAAAACTATAATGCTTTTAATCAAATATGGAATGAATTTAAGAAAGAGCTTTTCAATCATTATAATGACAAAATAAATCAAGATAATTTACTGAGAAGAATTGATCTTAAGCTTCAAAACAACATGGAATTAAGCCAAAAGATTATACAGTCTTTTTCAGATTTCTACGAAAAAACCAAAAAAGGAGCAGGAGAAATCGTAGAAACAGAGTATACTCCCATTATAGAAGGTATTGGAGAAACGATCCATATCAAAATAGAAAGTCTTAAAGAAAGTTTAGAGCTTTTCTCTGAGATAAAAAATGAAATGCTTCAACGGGCCAGTGAGGAATTTAAAGAGTTTATCTCAGAAAAAGACTTTGAGAAAATTACGGAAGATCTGTTTGAAAAGTTCATGATTGAGTCCATGAATGAGTTTCCTCTGGAAGAATCTGATTTTACTAAAAAGCAACTGGCTTTTCTGGATGGTAAAGAAGAAGAGGGTATGGCGTTTTTATCGGATAGATTGCTTCGCAGGCAAGAAAAGATCGAGCAGGAAGCAGATAAAAAAATTATTAAATTTTTAAGAGAGCATTTGCTGTTTGAAATGAGCACTTATGAAGAGATCATCAACTATTCTGTTTCGAAGCTCAGAGAAAGCCAGGAAGATTTTATCATTACCTATGTAAAAGAGATTGATGCGCTTACTCATTCCATTGAAGAAATTTTAAAAGCATATAAAATTGAATTTATTCATCCAAATCCTCATGAAAAGTTTAATGGAAAAGAACATGAAGTACTCATGGCAGAGGTAAGAGAAGGGTTCCAAAAAGGTGAAATTATCAAAACCATGAATAAAGGATATATGTTAGACGGCCAAATCATATTAAAGGCGAATGTGATAGCAGGCAAATAG
- a CDS encoding DUF5716 family protein, with protein MNWEEYKKQIEEKGDVPEEWYILGIDLGTTNSVISYWDNTNKKPEPIDISNGFGKIPLPSVVQYRGDEGGEEEWVIGEEAYRSMKIYPETTIRSIKRKMGTNEKIKIADKEYLPEEISAMILKALVNHCQSMNPNAEIAGCVVSVPYDFDDAAKKATMKACELAGLKDKLICLIEEPKAAALAYNFRHQLSKDEKIMVFDFGGGTLDITLFHVVEKDDYHIKLQVISEGGEAYHGGDNIDEIILEQCYKYIEEKTGQKREEMTVENQAELVMRARETKERLSGVKSFRIPFTFCIPPFVEQITRDEFENLIHDFIEKTRKLVLKALREAYIGALLPDDIDRVLLEGGSSSMPWVKDMLIGIFNDENKIYTSERPALDISLGATYYAAMKMGLLTHPDLQAEKVDVEFEVTVPHDIGLEVDHGSRKSFFTMIKRGTPYSLAKKSHIFTLTGKTPEDMTTLELKILERIDKEDTIENCKLIGEVQIQGLPERPSGKTKLQVTLSVEEEGGLVKGVVEDLGFGDLYAPSGFKQSFDPSRFKKTVLEG; from the coding sequence ATGAATTGGGAAGAATATAAAAAGCAGATAGAAGAAAAAGGAGATGTCCCTGAAGAGTGGTATATTCTCGGGATCGACTTAGGCACTACAAATTCTGTTATCAGTTATTGGGACAATACCAATAAAAAGCCGGAACCAATAGACATCAGCAATGGATTTGGAAAGATTCCTCTGCCTTCTGTCGTTCAGTACAGGGGAGATGAAGGTGGAGAAGAAGAATGGGTTATAGGAGAAGAAGCCTACAGATCCATGAAAATATATCCGGAAACAACCATCCGCTCCATTAAAAGAAAAATGGGAACCAATGAAAAGATTAAAATAGCAGACAAGGAATATCTGCCGGAAGAAATCTCAGCAATGATTTTGAAGGCATTGGTTAATCACTGCCAAAGCATGAATCCAAATGCAGAGATTGCCGGCTGTGTGGTTTCTGTTCCTTATGATTTTGACGATGCAGCGAAAAAAGCTACTATGAAAGCCTGTGAACTGGCAGGCTTGAAGGATAAATTAATTTGTCTGATTGAAGAACCAAAAGCAGCGGCTTTGGCATATAATTTCCGCCATCAGCTTTCTAAAGATGAAAAAATCATGGTATTTGATTTTGGTGGAGGAACTTTAGATATTACTTTATTCCATGTGGTGGAAAAAGATGATTACCATATCAAGCTCCAAGTGATCAGCGAAGGCGGAGAAGCTTATCATGGTGGAGACAATATTGACGAAATCATTTTAGAACAATGTTATAAATATATTGAGGAAAAAACCGGACAAAAGAGAGAGGAAATGACAGTAGAAAATCAGGCGGAACTGGTTATGCGTGCCAGAGAAACGAAAGAAAGACTCTCAGGAGTAAAGAGTTTCAGAATTCCTTTTACTTTCTGTATACCTCCTTTTGTTGAGCAGATTACGAGGGATGAGTTTGAAAACCTTATTCATGATTTTATAGAAAAGACAAGAAAATTAGTCCTGAAGGCATTACGGGAAGCTTATATCGGAGCCCTTCTTCCAGACGATATCGACAGAGTGCTTCTTGAAGGTGGTTCATCCAGTATGCCTTGGGTTAAAGATATGCTCATTGGAATCTTTAATGATGAAAATAAGATTTATACTTCTGAACGTCCGGCACTGGACATCTCCCTTGGCGCAACCTATTACGCTGCTATGAAAATGGGCTTACTTACGCATCCTGATTTACAGGCTGAAAAAGTTGATGTGGAATTTGAAGTGACAGTTCCCCATGATATTGGCTTGGAAGTAGACCATGGCAGCAGGAAATCTTTCTTTACAATGATCAAAAGAGGGACGCCATATTCCCTGGCGAAAAAAAGTCATATCTTTACCTTGACCGGGAAAACGCCGGAAGATATGACAACCCTGGAGCTTAAAATATTAGAGAGAATTGATAAAGAAGATACCATAGAAAACTGTAAATTAATCGGCGAAGTACAAATACAAGGATTGCCCGAGCGTCCTTCCGGCAAAACCAAGCTTCAGGTGACGCTGTCTGTTGAAGAAGAAGGAGGCCTTGTAAAAGGCGTAGTAGAAGATTTAGGCTTTGGCGATCTTTATGCTCCCAGTGGCTTTAAACAGAGCTTTGACCCAAGCCGGTTTAAAAAGACAGTATTGGAGGGATAA
- a CDS encoding DUF6147 family protein: MKKIFSALLLIFLAAILTPQHLYAQENKANLLGERSLTEGYTISRNSTNIIINRVTSDLLQLTSASLMDLGDQRLRVYGEAYTFDIVDEIRIELRLQRWTGSSWDTIKTWKTTQYDDDSADLSIVYYGANKGDKYRVIGYYTVYDNGKKETDQRTTEYIVVK, from the coding sequence ATGAAAAAAATATTTTCAGCACTACTTTTAATATTTTTAGCAGCAATATTAACACCTCAGCACCTTTATGCTCAGGAAAATAAGGCTAATCTTCTTGGAGAAAGATCTCTGACAGAAGGTTATACCATAAGTCGGAACAGTACCAATATAATTATTAATCGTGTTACATCTGATTTGCTGCAATTAACTTCTGCTTCTTTAATGGATCTGGGGGATCAAAGGTTAAGAGTTTATGGGGAGGCCTATACTTTTGATATTGTGGATGAAATCAGGATAGAATTAAGGCTTCAAAGATGGACAGGGTCTTCTTGGGATACCATAAAAACATGGAAAACCACTCAATACGATGATGATTCGGCAGATTTAAGCATTGTATATTATGGTGCTAATAAGGGTGATAAATATAGGGTAATAGGTTACTACACTGTATATGATAATGGCAAAAAAGAAACTGATCAGAGAACTACAGAATATATAGTAGTAAAATAA